Proteins encoded together in one Temnothorax longispinosus isolate EJ_2023e chromosome 5, Tlon_JGU_v1, whole genome shotgun sequence window:
- the Hint1 gene encoding adenosine 5'-monophosphoramidase HINT1 — translation MRLLSNVIANACKHLTVGGNLQVCTAGTAGSASYRKMATEVEKAQAAAPEGDTIFGKIIRKEIPCNFIYEDSQCVAFDDVSPQAPVHFLVIPRKPIPQLSKAQDEDEPLLGHLMNVAQKVAKQKGLTNGFRLVVNDGKHGAQSVYHLHLHVLGGRQLQWPPG, via the exons ATGAGATTGCTATCGAACGTCATCGCAAATGCGTGCAAACATTTGACAGTTGGTGGTAACCTGCAGGTCTGCACCGCCGGCACCGCGGGATCCGCCAGTTACAGAAAAATGGCGACCGAGGTGGAGAAGGCGCaggccgccgcgccggaagGTGACACGATATTTGGGAAAATAATACGTAAAGAAATCCCATGTAACTTTATTTACGAGGACAGCCAG TGTGTTGCGTTTGATGATGTAAGTCCTCAAGCACCCGTGCACTTTTTGGTAATTCCACGAAAGCCGATTCCGCAGCTCTCGAAAGCTCAAGATGAGGACGAACCTTTGCTCGGTCACCTAATGAACGTCGCTCAAAAAGTTGCCAAGCAAAAAGGTCTGACGAATGGATTTCGCTTGGTTGTCAACGATGGAAAACACGGTGCGCAGTCTGTGTACCATCTGCATCTGCATGTTCTTGGTGGTCGGCAGTTACAGTGGCCACCCGGCTAA
- the Dhfr gene encoding dihydrofolate reductase isoform X2, whose product MPPKLELIAAACENMGIGANGNLPWRLKTEMAFFTRMTTDTKDKNKRNVVLMGRRTWECIPGKYRPLKNRINMVLTSQLLNCGDEAIVCKSIPHALEVISEMQNQVERIWVIGGSSVYKSAMESPHFGRLYLTRIKKKFECDTFFPLIPNDFVSIEDPAVPQGTQEENGIEFVYEVYERR is encoded by the exons ATGCCACCTAAATTGGAGCTAATCGCTGCAGCATGCGAAAATATGGGCATTGGAGCAAATGGCAATTTACCTTGGCGTTTAAA GACGGAAATGGCGTTCTTCACGCGCATGACGACTGACACAAaggacaaaaataaaaggaacgTCGTACTTATGGGCCGGCGCACGTGGGAGTGCATCCCCGGGAAGTATCGACCTCTGAAGAACCGCATAAACATGGTGTTGACTTcgcaattatt GAATTGCGGAGACGAGGCGATAGTGTGCAAGAGTATACCACACGCTCTTGAAGTGATTTCAGAAATGCAGAATCAAGTAGAAAGGATATGGGTAATAGGAGGAAGTAGCGTGTACAAG aGCGCTATGGAATCTCCACACTTTGGACGATTGTACCTGACgcgtataaagaaaaaatttgaatgcGATACGTTCTTTCCCCTTATTCCGAATGACTTCGTGTCAATTGA GGATCCAGCGGTACCACAAGGTACACAGGAAGAAAATGGAATTGAATTTGTATATGAAGTGTATGAAAGAAGATAA
- the Dhfr gene encoding dihydrofolate reductase isoform X1, with the protein MLFNLIVSGGHARLLHRIYSRVYLNMPPKLELIAAACENMGIGANGNLPWRLKTEMAFFTRMTTDTKDKNKRNVVLMGRRTWECIPGKYRPLKNRINMVLTSQLLNCGDEAIVCKSIPHALEVISEMQNQVERIWVIGGSSVYKSAMESPHFGRLYLTRIKKKFECDTFFPLIPNDFVSIEDPAVPQGTQEENGIEFVYEVYERR; encoded by the exons ATGCTGTtcaatcttattgttagcggTGGACATGCAC GACTGTTGCACCGGATTTACTCGAGAGTGTATCTCAATATGCCACCTAAATTGGAGCTAATCGCTGCAGCATGCGAAAATATGGGCATTGGAGCAAATGGCAATTTACCTTGGCGTTTAAA GACGGAAATGGCGTTCTTCACGCGCATGACGACTGACACAAaggacaaaaataaaaggaacgTCGTACTTATGGGCCGGCGCACGTGGGAGTGCATCCCCGGGAAGTATCGACCTCTGAAGAACCGCATAAACATGGTGTTGACTTcgcaattatt GAATTGCGGAGACGAGGCGATAGTGTGCAAGAGTATACCACACGCTCTTGAAGTGATTTCAGAAATGCAGAATCAAGTAGAAAGGATATGGGTAATAGGAGGAAGTAGCGTGTACAAG aGCGCTATGGAATCTCCACACTTTGGACGATTGTACCTGACgcgtataaagaaaaaatttgaatgcGATACGTTCTTTCCCCTTATTCCGAATGACTTCGTGTCAATTGA GGATCCAGCGGTACCACAAGGTACACAGGAAGAAAATGGAATTGAATTTGTATATGAAGTGTATGAAAGAAGATAA